A single genomic interval of Corvus cornix cornix isolate S_Up_H32 chromosome 1, ASM73873v5, whole genome shotgun sequence harbors:
- the LOC120410458 gene encoding LOW QUALITY PROTEIN: trypsin-like (The sequence of the model RefSeq protein was modified relative to this genomic sequence to represent the inferred CDS: deleted 2 bases in 2 codons), with product MRGFKEAVTGHQITLGQLLTHGTSYLAVAFPTFAEDDDDKIVGGYTCAENSVPYQVSLNSGYHFCGGSLISSQWVVSAAHCYKSRIQVQLGKHNLALTESTQQFINSAKVIRNPGYSAYTLDNDIMLIKLATPAQLTKAVQTIPLPTSCVATGTTCLISGWGNTLSSGINYPDTLQCLKAPVLSATDCSDSYPGQITKNMMCVGFLEGGKDSCQGDSGRSRSAMESSRALFPGYRMCPEGLSWSLHQGLQLRLLDPVHHSCQLRHSFGVTCISLIISALLGLDKQKL from the exons ATGAGGGGCTTCAAAGAGGCAGTCACAGGGCACCAGATTACCTTAGGCCAGCTGTTGACACATGGCACTTCTTATCTCGCAGTTGCCTTCCCCACCTTTgctgaagatgatgatgataagATTGTGGGAGGCTACACCTGTGCAGAGAACTCTGTGCCCTATCAGGTGTCCCTGAATTCTGGATATCACTTCTGTGGAGGCTCCCTCATC AGCAGCCAGTGGGTCGTGTCAGCTGCTCACTGCTACAAATC TCGCATCCAAGTGCAGCTCGGGAAACACAACCTGGCTCTCACAGAATCCACACAGCAGTTTATCAACTCTGCTAAAGTCATCCGCAACCCTGGCTACAGTGCCTACACCCTGGACAATGACATCATGCTCATCAAG TTggccaccccagcccagctcaccAAAGCTGTCCAGACAATTCCTCTGCCAACCAGCTGCGTGGCCACTGGCACCACCTGCCTGATCTCTGGCTGGGGCAACACTCTCAGCAGTGGCA TTAACTACCCGGACaccttgcagtgcctgaaggcTCCGGTCCTCTCCGCCACCGACTGCTCTGATTCCTACCCTGGGCAAATTACCAAGAACATGATGTGTGTAGGATTcctggagggaggaaaagacTCCTGCCAG GGAGATTCCGGCCGGTCCCGGTCTGCAATGGAGAGCTCCAGGGCATTGTTTCCTGGGTATCGGATGTGCCCAGAGGGGCTATCCTGGAGTTTACACCAAGGTTTGCAACTACGTCTCCTGGATCCAGTCCACCATAGCTGCCAACTGAGACACTCCTTTGGTGTGACCTGTATTTCTCTCatcatttctgctcttttgggTCTGGACAAGCAAAAATTGTGA